In one window of Fodinibius salicampi DNA:
- a CDS encoding c-type cytochrome yields the protein MKATNYLLLAAITLPIVLTSCRGQTSEKPPIHPNMNMDQQERFDPQERNEFFADNRAMRQPVEGTVARGKLKDDKALYYGINEDSSYVQEIPVDLTKSFIYRGKDQYDVFCTPCHGGTGAGNGIIMENNYGYVPAPSFHSDRLRNQADGYLYSVISDGIRNMPAYGKQIGVKDRWAIVAYVRALQRSQNATEEQLRSYDVDIAALQDEFEQQMADAQAEEPAAEDGGEVSVERGKTISTENACGACHSTDGSSMVGPTWQNLYGSERPLEDGSTVIADEDYLHESIVEPSAKVAEGYPPSMVPYDHLSESEINSLIEYIKSLSDQEPPEGNMEPEPSNNVSAQETSDTATDESPIAKESK from the coding sequence ATGAAAGCTACTAACTATTTACTTCTGGCGGCTATTACTTTGCCCATTGTCCTGACTTCATGCCGCGGTCAAACCTCGGAAAAGCCTCCGATTCATCCTAATATGAATATGGATCAACAGGAACGATTTGATCCACAAGAACGAAATGAATTTTTTGCCGATAATCGGGCCATGCGTCAGCCGGTTGAAGGGACGGTCGCCCGCGGCAAGTTAAAAGACGACAAAGCGTTATATTATGGAATAAATGAAGACAGCAGCTACGTACAAGAGATTCCCGTTGATCTCACAAAATCATTTATTTACCGGGGTAAGGATCAGTACGACGTATTCTGTACCCCCTGTCATGGTGGAACCGGGGCTGGTAATGGCATTATCATGGAAAATAACTATGGTTATGTGCCCGCGCCAAGCTTTCATTCCGATCGCCTGAGAAACCAAGCCGATGGCTATCTGTATTCTGTTATTTCGGACGGTATTCGTAATATGCCCGCATATGGTAAACAGATAGGAGTCAAAGACCGCTGGGCAATTGTTGCTTATGTACGTGCTCTCCAAAGAAGTCAAAATGCTACTGAAGAACAGCTGCGTAGCTATGACGTTGATATCGCTGCACTGCAAGATGAGTTTGAGCAGCAAATGGCGGACGCACAGGCTGAGGAACCTGCTGCTGAAGATGGCGGTGAAGTTTCAGTAGAGCGAGGAAAAACTATCTCTACAGAAAATGCATGTGGAGCCTGTCACTCTACGGATGGTTCCTCAATGGTTGGACCAACCTGGCAGAATTTGTATGGCTCGGAACGTCCTCTTGAGGATGGATCAACGGTAATTGCGGACGAAGATTATTTGCATGAATCAATTGTAGAACCATCGGCAAAAGTTGCTGAAGGGTATCCACCCTCTATGGTTCCCTATGATCATCTTAGCGAAAGCGAGATCAATTCACTGATTGAATATATAAAATCATTAAGTGACCAGGAACCGCCTGAAGGGAATATGGAACCTGAGCCAAGTAATAATGTATCTGCGCAAGAAACTTCTGATACTGCAACTGATGAGTCTCCTATTGCAAAAGAAAGTAAGTAA
- a CDS encoding DUF420 domain-containing protein, with protein MKLLKDISLSKAIGVILAISAGALGFLFWLIYFKGGEDYSSELVASLPALNALLNSTSTVLLLFGFQAIKQQNITRHMKFNLTAFVTSSLFLISYVIYHNFHGDTPFTGEGYIRPIYFFILISHIILSTLVMPMILTSFYLAFSGKIQLHRKVSKVTLPVWLYVSVTGVVIFFMLRAYS; from the coding sequence TTGAAACTCCTTAAGGATATAAGTTTATCCAAAGCGATAGGAGTTATCCTTGCTATTAGCGCGGGAGCACTTGGTTTTTTGTTTTGGCTGATCTATTTCAAGGGTGGGGAAGATTACAGTTCTGAATTAGTTGCCAGCTTACCAGCGCTTAATGCTTTATTAAATAGTACAAGTACGGTACTATTATTATTTGGTTTCCAGGCTATCAAGCAACAGAACATTACACGGCATATGAAGTTTAATTTGACTGCATTCGTAACTTCTTCTCTTTTTCTTATCAGTTATGTTATTTACCACAACTTTCATGGCGATACTCCTTTTACCGGTGAGGGATACATTCGTCCTATCTATTTCTTCATATTAATATCTCATATTATTCTTTCGACACTGGTCATGCCCATGATTCTAACCAGTTTTTATTTGGCGTTTTCCGGTAAAATTCAATTACATCGCAAGGTATCCAAAGTAACATTACCGGTTTGGCTTTATGTATCGGTAACGGGGGTTGTGATATTTTTTATGCTCCGTGCCTATTCCTGA
- the coxB gene encoding cytochrome c oxidase subunit II, with protein sequence MDALNDLLLPPAKSTLAHQTDTLFWFVHLSSLVLTIGLIAVIVYFVIKYRRKSEDEVTPLITHNNKLEVTWSVIPLIMVLIVFGWGYQVFIDQRVAPEDSYEVNVTAQKWLWQFSYENGARTTGELHVPAGRPIKLIMNSNDVIHSFYVPDYRIKQDVLPGRYTEVWFNAPEPGESIIFCTEYCGTAHSDMTANVIVHEPNEFKKWLADNAGGGSAPEDMEPAEWGEQLAQEYACTTCHSTDGTQLTGPTWQGVFDSEETLTDGSTVTVDENYLRESILEPSAKVVDGYPDVMNTYQGQLNDEQINAIIEYIKTLN encoded by the coding sequence ATGGACGCGCTTAACGATTTACTATTACCACCGGCGAAATCAACGCTGGCCCATCAGACCGATACTCTCTTTTGGTTTGTTCATCTGAGCAGCTTGGTCCTTACCATAGGACTTATTGCTGTCATCGTATACTTTGTAATCAAATATCGACGGAAGTCTGAGGATGAGGTCACACCACTTATCACACATAATAATAAGCTTGAGGTAACCTGGTCTGTTATTCCGCTTATTATGGTACTCATTGTATTTGGATGGGGATATCAGGTTTTTATAGATCAACGTGTTGCCCCAGAGGATTCATATGAAGTTAACGTGACGGCGCAAAAATGGCTCTGGCAGTTTAGCTATGAAAACGGTGCTCGAACTACCGGAGAATTACATGTACCTGCCGGACGGCCTATTAAGCTGATTATGAATTCTAATGATGTTATTCACTCCTTTTATGTTCCCGATTATCGAATAAAGCAGGATGTATTACCCGGACGTTATACTGAAGTCTGGTTTAACGCCCCGGAACCAGGTGAGTCAATTATCTTTTGTACTGAATACTGCGGTACGGCCCACTCCGATATGACAGCCAATGTAATTGTTCATGAACCAAACGAATTCAAAAAATGGCTGGCTGATAATGCAGGTGGGGGTTCAGCACCTGAAGATATGGAGCCGGCAGAGTGGGGAGAACAACTCGCTCAGGAGTACGCATGTACAACCTGTCACTCTACCGACGGGACCCAACTGACCGGCCCAACCTGGCAAGGAGTCTTTGACAGCGAAGAAACCCTAACAGACGGATCTACCGTAACGGTTGATGAAAACTACCTCCGCGAATCTATACTCGAACCCAGTGCAAAAGTCGTTGATGGCTATCCTGATGTAATGAACACCTATCAAGGCCAGCTGAACGACGAACAGATCAATGCTATTATCGAATATATAAAAACACTGAATTAA
- the nrfD gene encoding NrfD/PsrC family molybdoenzyme membrane anchor subunit, with protein MSTDYQYVPEPKLVKGDHNFGDITDLIAKTPLSPTPKLWYLAFGLANILLLVLLGAIGYLIWEGTGIWGLNNPAGWGWAIINFVWWVGIGHAGTLISAILFLFRQGWRTAINRFAEAMTIFAVMCAGIFPAIHVGRIWVIYWVFPIPNQMAAWPNFSSPLLWDVFAVSTYFTVSLLFWYVGLIPDFATLRDKAKSKVAKISYGIAALGWTGSFRNWWNYEKAYMILAGLATPLVLSVHTIVSFDFAVSVIPGWHSTIFPPYFVAGAIFSGFAMVLTLMLIARKIYGLEDIMNIDIMEKMNLVLLLTGNLVGFAYLTEGFVAWYSGYIYEQGIFWLYVVGPYAWGFWTLMFCNVVTPQFLWIKSIRRNVVATFIISIIVNIGMWFERFMISVASLATDFMPSAWDYYSPTIWDILTYIGTFGLFFTFFLLFLRFLPMVAIAEVKGVMPQADPHNYDENNEFEEAKTEPVVVQQEQTV; from the coding sequence ATGAGCACAGATTATCAATACGTACCAGAGCCAAAACTCGTAAAAGGCGATCATAATTTTGGGGATATTACCGATCTTATTGCCAAAACTCCCTTATCGCCCACTCCTAAATTATGGTATCTGGCCTTTGGACTCGCAAATATTTTACTTCTTGTTCTTTTGGGAGCAATTGGCTATCTGATTTGGGAAGGTACCGGTATATGGGGATTAAACAATCCCGCAGGCTGGGGTTGGGCCATTATTAACTTTGTCTGGTGGGTTGGTATCGGTCACGCAGGAACACTTATTTCAGCGATTCTATTCCTTTTCAGGCAAGGTTGGCGAACGGCTATTAACCGCTTTGCGGAGGCTATGACGATCTTTGCTGTGATGTGTGCGGGTATTTTCCCTGCTATTCACGTAGGTCGTATCTGGGTAATCTACTGGGTTTTTCCTATTCCCAACCAGATGGCAGCCTGGCCTAATTTCTCAAGTCCGCTCCTATGGGATGTATTTGCCGTAAGTACCTATTTTACGGTTTCCCTACTTTTCTGGTATGTGGGACTTATTCCCGACTTTGCAACACTGCGCGATAAAGCAAAAAGCAAAGTTGCTAAAATTTCTTACGGTATTGCAGCTTTGGGATGGACTGGTAGTTTCCGCAACTGGTGGAATTATGAAAAGGCTTATATGATCCTGGCCGGACTGGCAACACCATTGGTACTCTCAGTCCACACTATTGTATCCTTTGACTTTGCCGTTTCAGTTATTCCCGGATGGCACAGTACTATTTTTCCGCCCTATTTTGTTGCAGGAGCTATTTTTTCTGGTTTTGCAATGGTTCTTACCCTGATGTTAATCGCCCGAAAAATTTATGGGCTCGAAGATATCATGAACATCGACATCATGGAAAAGATGAACCTTGTATTACTATTGACCGGTAATCTGGTTGGGTTTGCTTACCTAACCGAGGGTTTCGTTGCCTGGTACAGTGGCTACATATATGAACAAGGTATTTTTTGGCTATATGTGGTAGGACCTTATGCCTGGGGATTCTGGACACTTATGTTCTGCAATGTGGTTACACCCCAGTTTTTATGGATCAAGAGTATTCGGCGAAATGTTGTTGCGACATTCATCATCTCCATTATTGTAAATATCGGCATGTGGTTTGAGCGATTTATGATTTCTGTTGCCTCACTTGCAACCGATTTTATGCCTTCTGCGTGGGACTACTACTCCCCGACCATTTGGGATATATTGACTTACATTGGTACTTTCGGACTCTTTTTCACCTTTTTCCTGCTTTTTCTCCGATTCCTGCCAATGGTTGCCATTGCAGAAGTTAAAGGTGTGATGCCGCAAGCCGATCCACATAACTACGATGAGAATAATGAATTTGAAGAAGCGAAAACTGAGCCTGTAGTGGTTCAACAAGAGCAAACTGTTTAG
- a CDS encoding TAT-variant-translocated molybdopterin oxidoreductase encodes MSEEVTSPNYWKSLGELAKNEEYEKFVEREFPENATELNDQVSRRSFLRVMGASIALAGFAACRRPVQKIMPYSEEPEDIVPGNPLYYASAMPFQDALAGIVVENNEGRPSKVEGNELHPASKGNTSIFGQGSLLNMYDPDRSRYIRKDGERSSVSAFAEFCSEHFANTDQNIAFISEANSSITYSRLKEQALETFSNAQWITYEPFGEDHALEGTNIAFGQRLRTYNHFGQANVIVSFDDDFLNPAANKNSVEDTKQFTDGRSVSSPEDGMSRLYTVESTFSLTGSNADNRLRIKSGDIELFVYALAAELSQSVSGLEAFNGYSNEFSDHEWIPVLAEELLENRGDSILTVGRDHKPALHATIAAMNVALGNAGETVSYYDVPHIEDQNNQEAFTELVDNLNSGTIDTVVLVGTNPAFTAPADLNFPEAISNAEQVVHLSDYYDETSKLANWHINRAHFLEAWGDGTSYTGTRSIIQPQIEPLYSGISEIEFLNTILTGEESDGFDLVQETWQDYFTSNFQDQWERVLHDGVAEEEEYPTVSVNIAEEFGSQAATFVGEAQPSEGMELVIRADSTVFDGRYANNGWLQELPKPMTKITWDNVALMSKKTADELGVTEAGLGKSEVEVVSITVDGTTIEIPAWVQPGHADDSITITVGYGREGIGRVANTMGTDTYPLRTTENMLVADNISIEKTNRTYEIACTQDHNTMEGRSLLRHATLQEYREDPNFSSYESSYDAEMPGLSYAEEHGEDRPLSIFNSIDEQEYPADEPQWGMAIDLNACTGCGVCTIACTAENNIPVIGKREVSEGREMHWIRNDRYFDGDVNNPKALHQPVPCMHCELAPCEQVCPVAATTHSDDGMNQMTYNRCIGTRYCANNCPYKVRRFNFFNYSKEFLTTGDDPEIVQMAMNPEVTVRFRGVMEKCTYCVQRVNRAKINRSIETNGETKKPKDGAVETACQQACPADAIYFGDLTDPESEVVKAKKDNRNYLLLEELNTRPRTSYLAKLRNPNPKLA; translated from the coding sequence ATGAGCGAAGAAGTAACAAGTCCCAATTACTGGAAAAGTCTGGGCGAACTTGCCAAAAATGAGGAGTATGAAAAGTTCGTCGAGCGTGAGTTCCCTGAAAATGCTACTGAACTAAATGATCAGGTATCAAGGCGAAGCTTCCTGCGTGTTATGGGGGCTTCTATTGCCCTGGCTGGATTTGCTGCCTGTCGACGACCGGTTCAAAAGATTATGCCTTATAGCGAGGAGCCGGAAGATATTGTACCAGGCAATCCTCTCTATTATGCTTCAGCAATGCCCTTCCAAGATGCATTGGCAGGTATTGTCGTAGAAAATAATGAGGGCAGACCCAGCAAGGTGGAAGGAAATGAGCTTCATCCCGCCAGCAAGGGCAATACCAGTATATTCGGCCAGGGATCACTGTTAAATATGTACGATCCAGACCGTTCACGCTATATCCGCAAGGATGGCGAACGGTCATCTGTCAGTGCTTTTGCTGAATTTTGCAGCGAGCATTTTGCCAACACCGATCAAAATATTGCTTTTATATCGGAGGCAAACTCATCCATTACCTACAGTCGCCTAAAGGAGCAGGCACTGGAGACATTCTCCAACGCACAGTGGATTACATATGAACCCTTTGGAGAAGATCATGCGCTTGAAGGCACAAATATTGCCTTTGGACAACGCCTGCGAACGTACAATCACTTTGGACAGGCAAATGTCATCGTTTCTTTTGATGACGATTTCCTGAATCCCGCGGCTAACAAAAATAGCGTTGAGGATACCAAACAATTTACGGATGGACGAAGCGTAAGCTCTCCGGAAGATGGTATGTCCCGACTTTACACGGTTGAGAGTACGTTTTCACTCACCGGATCAAATGCCGATAACCGATTGCGAATCAAGTCGGGTGATATTGAACTATTTGTCTATGCCCTGGCTGCTGAACTGTCCCAATCGGTAAGCGGACTAGAAGCCTTTAATGGATACAGCAATGAGTTTTCTGATCACGAATGGATTCCCGTATTAGCAGAAGAACTACTAGAAAACCGTGGTGATTCCATACTAACAGTTGGACGGGATCATAAACCTGCCCTGCATGCCACAATAGCAGCCATGAATGTTGCGCTTGGCAATGCCGGAGAAACGGTCAGTTATTATGATGTGCCCCACATTGAGGACCAGAACAATCAGGAAGCATTTACGGAATTGGTTGACAATCTTAACAGTGGAACCATTGATACAGTAGTATTAGTGGGAACCAACCCGGCATTTACCGCTCCGGCCGACCTTAACTTTCCTGAGGCGATCTCAAATGCCGAGCAGGTTGTCCATCTCTCCGACTATTACGACGAAACGTCTAAATTAGCTAACTGGCACATTAACCGTGCCCATTTTCTTGAGGCTTGGGGCGATGGAACTTCTTATACGGGGACGCGCTCCATCATACAGCCACAGATTGAACCGCTTTATTCCGGAATCAGTGAAATAGAGTTTCTGAATACGATTCTAACCGGAGAAGAAAGCGATGGCTTCGATCTGGTTCAGGAAACCTGGCAAGATTACTTTACCTCAAACTTCCAAGACCAATGGGAAAGAGTGCTCCATGACGGAGTAGCTGAAGAAGAGGAGTATCCCACTGTTTCGGTCAATATTGCGGAAGAGTTTGGTTCCCAGGCAGCGACCTTTGTCGGTGAAGCTCAGCCCTCAGAAGGAATGGAGCTTGTCATTCGGGCGGATTCAACCGTATTCGACGGTCGATATGCCAATAATGGCTGGCTGCAGGAACTTCCCAAGCCGATGACAAAAATAACTTGGGATAATGTGGCTTTGATGAGTAAAAAGACCGCAGACGAACTTGGAGTTACGGAGGCCGGACTTGGAAAATCAGAAGTTGAAGTGGTTTCCATCACTGTAGATGGAACAACGATTGAGATCCCGGCTTGGGTACAACCTGGACATGCCGATGACAGCATTACTATTACCGTTGGGTATGGACGGGAAGGCATCGGGCGTGTTGCCAATACCATGGGAACGGATACTTATCCGCTTCGCACTACTGAAAACATGCTTGTTGCGGATAATATTTCCATAGAAAAGACCAACAGAACTTACGAAATTGCCTGTACGCAGGATCACAATACAATGGAAGGGCGATCGCTGCTGCGTCACGCTACCCTTCAGGAATACCGTGAAGACCCTAATTTCTCTTCTTATGAATCTTCATATGATGCCGAAATGCCGGGTCTATCCTATGCGGAGGAACATGGCGAAGATCGTCCGCTCTCTATTTTTAACTCTATTGATGAGCAAGAATATCCAGCCGACGAGCCGCAATGGGGAATGGCGATTGACCTTAATGCCTGTACCGGCTGTGGCGTTTGTACTATAGCATGTACGGCTGAGAATAATATCCCAGTCATTGGTAAGCGAGAAGTAAGTGAAGGGCGCGAAATGCACTGGATACGTAACGACCGCTATTTTGACGGAGATGTAAACAATCCCAAAGCGTTACATCAGCCTGTGCCATGTATGCACTGCGAGCTGGCCCCTTGCGAGCAGGTTTGTCCTGTTGCGGCAACCACTCATAGTGATGATGGCATGAACCAAATGACCTATAATCGTTGTATTGGTACTCGCTATTGTGCAAATAACTGTCCCTATAAAGTTCGCCGTTTCAACTTCTTTAATTACTCTAAGGAATTTTTGACGACCGGCGACGATCCCGAAATCGTTCAGATGGCAATGAATCCGGAAGTAACCGTACGATTCCGTGGTGTGATGGAAAAATGCACCTATTGTGTGCAGCGCGTAAACCGTGCCAAGATCAATCGAAGCATTGAAACAAACGGTGAAACCAAGAAACCTAAAGATGGAGCTGTAGAAACAGCATGTCAACAGGCTTGTCCCGCAGATGCTATCTATTTTGGAGATCTTACCGATCCAGAAAGTGAAGTAGTTAAAGCAAAGAAGGACAACCGTAACTATCTGCTTCTTGAAGAGCTAAATACACGACCTCGAACGTCGTATCTTGCTAAACTTCGTAATCCCAATCCCAAATTGGCTTAA
- a CDS encoding cytochrome c3 family protein — protein MAQIFPKWANDVPRQILLGLIIIATATVAGVWYYFSPEYTDVGYAPEQPVQFSHKLHAGQLDFDCQYCHTDVFNSDKANVPGTETCMNCHSQIDGTQNPEEVQKVRESWETGEAIEWIRVHNLPDYAFFNHAAHVNVGVGCESCHGRIDRMDVVRQVEPLSMSWCLDCHRNPEQHVRPIEEVTTMGYKVENQIEKGRELVSKNNINAPTYCQSCHY, from the coding sequence ATGGCTCAGATTTTTCCAAAATGGGCAAATGATGTTCCACGCCAAATTCTTTTAGGGCTTATTATTATTGCGACAGCAACTGTAGCCGGCGTTTGGTACTACTTTTCCCCTGAATATACAGATGTTGGCTATGCTCCTGAACAACCCGTGCAATTCAGCCATAAGTTACATGCCGGTCAGCTGGATTTTGACTGCCAGTATTGCCACACAGATGTTTTTAATTCTGACAAGGCCAATGTTCCCGGAACCGAGACATGCATGAACTGCCACAGCCAAATTGATGGAACACAGAATCCAGAAGAAGTCCAAAAAGTTCGGGAGAGCTGGGAAACAGGAGAAGCCATTGAATGGATTCGAGTCCACAACCTTCCTGACTATGCCTTTTTTAATCATGCAGCACATGTAAATGTTGGAGTTGGATGTGAAAGCTGCCATGGCCGCATAGATCGTATGGATGTTGTTCGTCAAGTAGAACCCCTGAGTATGAGCTGGTGCCTTGATTGTCACAGAAACCCCGAACAACATGTTCGTCCCATTGAAGAAGTCACAACAATGGGTTATAAAGTTGAAAATCAGATAGAAAAAGGACGAGAGCTGGTATCTAAGAATAATATCAACGCTCCAACCTATTGCCAGAGTTGCCATTATTAA
- a CDS encoding DUF3341 domain-containing protein, whose protein sequence is MESENKQVHGVLAEFRNPKELVDAANSVRKSGYQDFDTYAPFPIHGMEKAMGIKESPLGWIVLGGALTGMIGALSLMIWVMGYEYPMNISGKPFINYPIYVPITFEITVLLSAFAAVFGMLSLNKLPRFNNPLFNVDRFDKASDDGFFVCIEASDDLFAEEKVSQLFRENGASHIETVYDSE, encoded by the coding sequence ATGGAATCTGAAAACAAACAAGTTCACGGTGTTTTAGCGGAGTTCCGTAATCCAAAAGAGTTGGTGGATGCCGCCAATTCGGTACGAAAATCCGGGTATCAGGATTTTGATACCTATGCCCCTTTTCCTATCCATGGGATGGAGAAAGCCATGGGTATTAAAGAATCCCCATTGGGCTGGATTGTATTGGGCGGAGCACTGACAGGCATGATTGGAGCCCTGTCGTTGATGATCTGGGTAATGGGTTATGAATATCCAATGAACATCAGTGGAAAGCCTTTTATTAACTATCCCATTTATGTTCCTATTACTTTTGAAATTACCGTGTTACTCTCTGCTTTTGCAGCTGTTTTCGGAATGTTATCCTTAAATAAACTTCCACGGTTTAACAACCCTCTTTTTAACGTTGATCGCTTTGATAAAGCTTCGGACGATGGTTTTTTCGTGTGTATTGAAGCCTCCGACGATCTTTTTGCCGAAGAAAAAGTATCTCAGCTGTTTCGTGAGAATGGAGCTTCACACATAGAAACCGTTTACGATTCGGAATAA
- a CDS encoding SCO family protein, with translation MYSVAQLNKQKPENIQDVGVTEQLGTKVPLDLKFANAKGDSVTLEKLFNNDKPILLNPVYYECPQLCTMVKDAIYNGVKDLKWNPGTDYNIVTFSFDPSESYELAAENKEKYLNKLKRKGAEEGWYFLTGNKENIQRLTETIGYDYNKLENGDFAHGAAIMFLSPDGTITRYLYGLKFNEFDMRNALYDAADGNIGSTAEQVLLYCYQYDADSNSYVPVAWRFMQIGGFATLIILGIFLGFMWLRHRNYTNEKQIKEPNGRA, from the coding sequence ATGTACTCTGTTGCTCAGCTTAACAAACAAAAACCTGAAAATATTCAGGACGTAGGAGTTACAGAACAACTGGGAACAAAAGTCCCCTTGGATTTGAAGTTTGCCAATGCAAAGGGAGATTCCGTAACATTGGAAAAACTTTTTAATAATGATAAACCGATATTGCTGAACCCGGTCTATTATGAATGTCCGCAACTTTGTACTATGGTAAAAGATGCTATTTATAATGGCGTAAAAGATTTGAAATGGAATCCGGGCACTGACTATAATATTGTAACCTTTAGTTTTGATCCCAGTGAGAGCTATGAACTGGCAGCAGAGAACAAAGAAAAATATTTGAATAAACTAAAGCGTAAAGGTGCCGAAGAAGGCTGGTATTTTTTGACCGGCAATAAAGAAAATATCCAACGATTAACTGAAACAATTGGATATGATTATAATAAACTTGAAAACGGAGACTTTGCCCACGGGGCTGCAATCATGTTTTTAAGTCCCGACGGGACCATTACCCGATATCTTTATGGTCTTAAGTTTAATGAATTTGACATGAGGAATGCACTCTATGATGCAGCAGATGGAAATATCGGCAGCACAGCTGAACAGGTATTGCTCTACTGCTATCAATACGATGCGGATTCTAACTCTTATGTACCTGTTGCCTGGAGATTTATGCAGATAGGCGGCTTTGCCACCCTTATCATTCTGGGTATATTTTTAGGTTTCATGTGGTTACGGCACCGAAATTATACTAATGAAAAGCAAATAAAGGAACCGAATGGACGCGCTTAA
- a CDS encoding cytochrome c translates to MQKKVSNSVDTDNTTDTVTTEQADTLTTSAQRGKTLFEQHKCQSCHPIDGSNQLTPPLRGLYGNERKLKNDSTIVADEGYIKESIQYPGAKVVQGYNDNMPSFRDLMSDQELQEITDYIKALR, encoded by the coding sequence TTGCAAAAGAAAGTAAGTAACTCCGTGGATACCGACAATACAACAGATACGGTTACAACTGAACAAGCAGATACGCTTACAACCAGTGCTCAAAGGGGCAAAACACTTTTTGAACAACATAAATGCCAGAGTTGTCACCCTATTGATGGTTCAAATCAGCTGACACCACCCCTTAGAGGGTTGTATGGAAATGAGCGAAAACTTAAGAATGATTCCACAATAGTTGCTGATGAAGGTTATATAAAAGAGTCGATACAATATCCCGGTGCTAAGGTAGTACAGGGATACAACGATAATATGCCCTCTTTCAGAGATTTGATGTCTGATCAGGAGTTGCAGGAAATTACAGATTATATTAAAGCATTACGTTAA
- a CDS encoding metal-dependent hydrolase: METAVQAQWLGHSAFKLISPAGKKILIDPFLSQNPTTPDQYAQQDDIDYILLTHGHEDHVGDTLDIAEKTGCTVATMVELSRLLVGKHGLSEDQAVEFNKGGTVSFDDFSVSMVSANHSSSFQGDYAGDPAGLVVAFDDDITFYHLGDTNIFYDLELYGELYEPDIIAVPMGDHYTMAPQEAAMACDLIQADYAVPIHYGTFPVLTGDPEDFKEFTEESTNTEVWIPEVGEDFLI; the protein is encoded by the coding sequence ATGGAAACAGCAGTTCAAGCACAATGGCTGGGACATTCGGCCTTTAAACTTATAAGTCCCGCCGGGAAAAAGATATTAATCGATCCTTTTCTTTCACAAAATCCAACAACCCCAGATCAATATGCTCAGCAGGATGACATTGATTATATTCTGCTTACCCACGGACATGAAGACCATGTAGGCGATACTCTGGATATTGCCGAAAAAACCGGTTGTACGGTAGCTACGATGGTTGAGCTATCCCGACTGCTTGTTGGTAAGCACGGACTAAGTGAAGATCAGGCGGTTGAATTCAACAAAGGAGGCACCGTTTCATTCGATGATTTTTCCGTATCCATGGTATCCGCCAATCACAGCTCTTCTTTTCAGGGTGATTACGCCGGAGATCCCGCAGGACTTGTTGTTGCATTCGACGATGACATTACGTTTTACCATTTGGGAGATACCAATATTTTTTATGATTTGGAGTTATATGGAGAACTCTATGAACCGGATATTATTGCCGTACCTATGGGCGACCACTATACGATGGCTCCACAGGAAGCAGCAATGGCATGTGACTTAATCCAGGCCGATTATGCGGTGCCTATTCACTATGGGACTTTTCCTGTACTGACGGGCGATCCTGAAGATTTTAAAGAATTTACGGAAGAGTCCACAAACACAGAAGTTTGGATTCCGGAAGTAGGAGAAGATTTCTTGATTTAA